In Mongoliitalea daihaiensis, one DNA window encodes the following:
- a CDS encoding response regulator — protein MLIHIIDDSKGYLALLTELITEIDPTIVITTSSNGQEALEHLSTCRNRDRSEYPHGILLDLNMPVMNGIEFLDRIKTWEEFIDIPIIVLTTSSDSIDIQKSYKNNCTAFFTKPEDAYETSEMLQLITEFIEIHWKKIKP, from the coding sequence ATGCTTATTCATATCATAGATGACAGTAAGGGCTACCTTGCGTTATTAACGGAACTAATTACTGAAATTGACCCAACTATTGTTATTACTACAAGTAGCAATGGACAAGAAGCTTTGGAGCATTTAAGTACTTGTAGAAATCGTGATCGCAGTGAATACCCTCATGGAATATTATTGGATTTAAATATGCCTGTAATGAACGGGATTGAGTTTTTGGACCGAATCAAAACATGGGAAGAGTTTATAGATATCCCGATCATAGTTTTGACTACATCGAGCGATTCAATTGACATTCAAAAGTCCTATAAAAATAACTGTACCGCATTTTTCACTAAACCTGAAGATGCCTACGAAACCTCCGAGATGTTACAATTAATTACAGAATTCATTGAAATCCACTGGAAAAAAATTAAGCCCTGA
- a CDS encoding LytR/AlgR family response regulator transcription factor: MKKILLVEDEKELGENIRDLLQALGYIVVGIFDKGSTVIDFLEKNPVDLILMDVMIKGDLDGIQLTEKIKSIYDIPIIFLTAFSDQNVLERISNGKYEGYLLKPFSLQSLKSAVYLGLNKKPKDETQENHLKSAIKVRDKGYVIHLPYHDILFIEADGLYCKIITLEKTYVVRGILKDILNGLDDKKFIRVHKSFCINVDKIHSLNAKELLIGTFVIPIRRGFYKELLELIKR, translated from the coding sequence ATGAAAAAAATTCTTTTGGTCGAAGACGAAAAAGAACTAGGGGAAAATATCAGAGACCTTCTTCAAGCTTTGGGTTACATCGTGGTGGGCATATTTGATAAAGGATCTACTGTGATTGACTTTTTAGAAAAAAATCCTGTAGACTTGATTTTAATGGACGTGATGATTAAAGGTGATTTAGACGGTATTCAACTCACGGAAAAAATAAAGTCAATTTATGACATCCCCATCATTTTTTTAACTGCGTTTTCTGATCAAAATGTTCTAGAACGCATATCCAATGGGAAGTATGAAGGGTATCTACTTAAGCCATTTAGTTTGCAATCCCTCAAATCAGCAGTTTATTTGGGACTGAATAAAAAGCCTAAGGATGAAACACAAGAAAATCATTTAAAATCCGCCATTAAAGTACGAGACAAAGGATACGTTATACATCTACCCTACCATGATATTCTGTTCATTGAAGCAGATGGGCTTTACTGCAAAATTATCACCTTGGAAAAAACCTACGTTGTTCGAGGTATTTTAAAGGATATTCTCAATGGGCTAGATGACAAGAAATTTATCCGTGTTCATAAGTCTTTTTGTATAAATGTGGATAAAATCCACTCTTTGAATGCTAAGGAATTACTTATTGGCACTTTTGTGATCCCTATACGCAGAGGGTTTTATAAAGAACTTTTAGAATTGATAAAACGCTAA
- a CDS encoding response regulator, which translates to MKILLVEDDPIIRLLISSQLVTKGNFVITAKNGVNALEVLLDNPNTDIIITDIMMPQMGGVELANQLLNSEFNQIPIMAITGGTYLEENNGNPSPFREVLQKPVYIQDLIDQINHIINLSKN; encoded by the coding sequence ATGAAAATTTTGTTGGTCGAAGATGATCCGATCATTCGCTTGTTAATTTCTTCACAACTAGTAACTAAGGGGAATTTTGTTATCACTGCGAAAAATGGCGTGAATGCCTTAGAGGTATTATTAGATAACCCCAATACAGATATTATTATCACCGATATTATGATGCCCCAAATGGGAGGTGTAGAGTTAGCGAATCAATTATTAAATTCAGAATTTAACCAAATTCCCATCATGGCAATTACTGGTGGGACTTATTTAGAAGAAAATAATGGAAATCCTTCACCTTTTAGAGAGGTCCTACAAAAACCAGTATACATACAGGATCTGATTGACCAAATAAATCATATCATTAACCTTTCAAAAAACTAA
- a CDS encoding PorP/SprF family type IX secretion system membrane protein, translating into MKKIIIFLLSIGLSTPLFAQSRKYISQFSHLQSYYNPALTGYEGSMIRGFVRNQWVGWEGAPMTYFISGEVDFGELSGATDPGLLGKNALGVNMFHDQYGSFNETELILSYASRIQISQSHNLRLGAGINYNVVQLDGTRFTMAEAMDPILGKYANSFADMQILDFNLGLALTHYNYYVSTAVHNVNVGQINSGDVFMERKPRVLIMQAGYRSELTENLMIATNAMYRGQNDLPDNIELNFKVLMMKRIWLGAGHRVNYANSFQLGLVLDKVRVGYIYEMPMLQAYLLPNTTHEFMLTYSLFGNGNGLMW; encoded by the coding sequence ATGAAAAAGATCATTATATTCTTACTAAGCATAGGCCTGAGCACACCTCTCTTTGCACAGAGTCGCAAGTATATCAGTCAATTCAGCCATTTACAGAGCTATTATAATCCAGCATTGACAGGGTATGAAGGCTCCATGATCCGAGGTTTTGTCAGAAATCAGTGGGTCGGTTGGGAAGGAGCGCCCATGACTTATTTTATATCAGGCGAAGTGGATTTTGGTGAGCTTTCAGGTGCTACAGATCCTGGATTGCTTGGTAAAAATGCCTTAGGAGTCAATATGTTTCATGATCAGTATGGTTCTTTTAATGAAACTGAACTTATACTAAGCTATGCATCTCGTATTCAAATAAGTCAATCGCACAACTTACGTTTAGGTGCAGGGATTAATTATAATGTCGTTCAGTTGGATGGAACTCGATTTACTATGGCAGAAGCGATGGATCCCATATTAGGGAAGTATGCCAATAGTTTTGCCGATATGCAGATTTTGGATTTTAACTTGGGGTTAGCTTTGACTCATTACAACTACTATGTTTCAACAGCTGTACATAATGTTAACGTAGGTCAAATCAACAGTGGAGATGTATTTATGGAGCGCAAACCGCGAGTATTGATCATGCAAGCGGGGTATCGTAGTGAATTGACAGAAAACTTAATGATTGCTACAAACGCCATGTATCGTGGTCAGAACGATTTGCCAGATAACATAGAATTGAATTTTAAAGTTTTGATGATGAAGCGTATTTGGTTAGGGGCAGGTCACCGTGTCAATTATGCGAATAGTTTTCAGTTAGGCTTAGTATTAGACAAAGTCAGAGTTGGCTATATCTATGAAATGCCCATGTTACAGGCTTATCTTTTACCCAATACTACGCATGAATTCATGTTGACCTATTCTCTCTTTGGAAATGGGAATGGTTTGATGTGGTAG
- a CDS encoding OmpA family protein → MKTLLLFLYIFLQVFAVHSQTYSIIDSRAIKMHQEGDELVRKRMYDQAIEKYKASIQREAGFLESYVKWGRVLLTQKKVEEALEVVNRGETRAGKASSQVKADFGWLKTYILLAKGDFTSAVSVFDATEPYFSSTFLNSSDYKRASEQMGFVRKVLDNRLDITKERLAEPLNEFSMQYFPVLTADSRKILFTKRDGIKDFQKEDIFVSYLDDDGVGWSKPKGISEVINTPYNEGTCTISADGNILIYTSCDAPDSFGSCDLYIAYRVNGQWQRPRNMGRHVNSRSWDSQPSLSADGRMLFFSSNRRGGYGGNDIWYTLRKADGSWSDARNLGNIINTPMDEVSPFIYFNNEILFFASNGHQGLGGLDIFSSRIVNGEFGTPENIGYPINDHQDQFSLFITAQGDYAYYTESSFKEQTLEQSLLYRFKFPENIALGEKLIVTQGKVLNSNTGEPIDARLSLVSLRNDSTLYEFRADGASGEFMMLYPDKDFAGLYVEKEGFLPKIYNVDKDNLKNKENLEVSLIPIASGEEFVFENIFFDFDKHELKPESMSSLKRLVDFLQLNPTVTIFINGHTDNVGLAAYNESLSMRRAEAVRDYLVSKGIKEGRAIPVGKGDREPVRPNDTVENRAYNRRITISIQ, encoded by the coding sequence ATGAAAACCCTTCTTCTCTTTCTTTACATTTTCCTGCAAGTATTCGCAGTTCACTCCCAAACCTATTCTATTATTGATAGCCGGGCGATAAAGATGCATCAGGAGGGAGATGAACTCGTCAGAAAGCGCATGTATGACCAGGCAATTGAGAAGTATAAGGCTTCTATTCAACGGGAAGCTGGGTTTTTGGAATCATATGTGAAATGGGGGAGAGTTTTATTGACCCAAAAAAAGGTAGAGGAGGCATTGGAGGTGGTTAACCGTGGGGAGACTCGTGCAGGAAAGGCTTCCAGTCAGGTGAAAGCGGATTTTGGTTGGTTGAAAACATACATTCTTCTTGCAAAAGGGGATTTTACCAGTGCAGTTTCTGTTTTTGATGCGACTGAACCCTATTTTTCCTCTACATTTTTGAATTCTTCTGATTACAAAAGGGCAAGCGAGCAGATGGGGTTTGTTCGAAAGGTCTTGGACAATCGCTTGGATATCACTAAAGAGCGACTTGCTGAGCCATTGAATGAGTTCAGTATGCAATACTTTCCTGTTCTCACTGCTGACAGTAGGAAAATTCTTTTCACCAAACGGGATGGTATCAAGGATTTTCAAAAAGAAGATATTTTTGTTTCATACCTGGATGATGATGGAGTCGGTTGGAGCAAGCCTAAGGGAATTAGTGAGGTAATCAATACTCCTTATAATGAAGGTACATGTACTATTTCAGCAGATGGAAATATTTTAATTTATACTTCCTGCGATGCTCCGGACTCTTTTGGTAGTTGTGATTTGTATATTGCTTACCGGGTAAATGGTCAATGGCAACGACCTAGAAACATGGGGAGGCATGTGAACTCCAGGTCTTGGGATTCTCAGCCCTCTCTTTCGGCAGATGGCAGGATGTTGTTTTTTTCTTCTAATAGAAGAGGGGGATATGGAGGTAATGATATTTGGTATACGCTGAGAAAAGCAGATGGCTCGTGGTCCGATGCAAGAAATTTGGGGAATATAATCAATACACCCATGGATGAAGTCTCTCCTTTCATCTATTTCAATAATGAGATTTTATTTTTTGCTTCCAATGGACATCAAGGGTTAGGGGGACTCGACATTTTTTCTTCGCGTATCGTCAACGGGGAATTTGGAACACCTGAAAATATTGGTTACCCCATCAATGATCATCAAGACCAATTTTCATTGTTTATCACTGCTCAGGGAGATTATGCATACTACACAGAAAGCAGCTTTAAGGAGCAGACATTGGAGCAGTCTTTATTGTATAGATTTAAGTTTCCTGAGAATATCGCCTTGGGAGAAAAACTTATTGTGACGCAAGGTAAGGTACTCAACAGTAACACCGGAGAGCCAATAGATGCAAGGCTCTCTCTTGTGAGTTTAAGAAATGATAGTACTTTATACGAGTTTAGAGCGGACGGTGCTTCGGGTGAATTCATGATGTTATATCCAGATAAGGATTTTGCTGGACTGTATGTGGAGAAGGAAGGCTTCTTACCTAAAATCTACAACGTAGACAAGGACAACCTGAAGAACAAAGAAAATTTAGAAGTTTCATTGATTCCTATCGCTTCGGGAGAAGAGTTTGTCTTTGAAAATATTTTCTTTGACTTTGATAAGCATGAACTAAAGCCCGAATCCATGTCTTCCTTGAAGCGTTTGGTGGATTTCTTGCAATTGAATCCAACCGTAACTATTTTCATCAACGGGCATACAGATAATGTAGGCTTGGCTGCATACAATGAATCGCTCAGCATGCGGAGAGCAGAAGCAGTAAGAGATTATTTAGTGAGCAAAGGGATAAAAGAGGGGAGGGCAATCCCTGTTGGAAAAGGAGATCGTGAACCTGTTAGGCCAAATGATACTGTGGAAAATCGCGCATATAACCGAAGAATTACTATTTCGATTCAATAA
- a CDS encoding homogentisate 1,2-dioxygenase, with protein MAYYHRLGNIPPKRHTQFRQPDGSLYKEELVSSKGFSGIYSNLYHIHNPNNVLKIGQPTPYSWEPAKAHGLKQTHLKTAGVEITGRDYLSARKMLMMNNDCMMGICTPEQRKMDFYFKNADGDELIYVHDGEGVLYSQFGKLEVRQGDYIVIPRTTIYRFEFKEEGPLRLLIIESHGPIETVKRYRNEVGQLLEHSPYCERDIRPPGELVTEAEKGEYLVQIKKGGMLHPYTYGHSPLDIVGWDGYLYPYALSIHDFEPITGRIHQPPPVHQTFQAWGFVICSFVPRLFDYHPLAIPAPYNHSNIDSDEVLYYAEGEFMSRKGIDRGSFTIHMGGLPHGPHPGTVEKSIGAKETHELAVMLDTFKPLHVTTQGLEFVDPAYPMSWSE; from the coding sequence ATGGCTTATTATCATAGATTAGGTAACATACCACCCAAAAGGCATACGCAGTTTCGCCAACCTGACGGTTCTTTATACAAAGAAGAATTAGTGAGCTCCAAAGGTTTTTCAGGGATTTACTCCAACTTATACCATATCCATAACCCGAATAATGTACTTAAAATCGGTCAGCCAACACCCTATTCTTGGGAGCCGGCCAAAGCGCATGGGCTCAAGCAAACACATCTCAAGACAGCGGGTGTAGAAATAACCGGCAGGGATTATCTCAGTGCCCGCAAAATGTTGATGATGAATAATGACTGCATGATGGGCATCTGTACGCCGGAGCAGCGGAAAATGGATTTTTACTTCAAGAATGCAGATGGTGATGAACTGATTTATGTGCATGATGGAGAGGGAGTTTTATATTCACAGTTTGGAAAATTAGAAGTTAGACAAGGCGATTACATCGTTATCCCAAGAACGACCATTTATCGGTTCGAATTCAAAGAAGAAGGACCTTTGCGCTTGCTAATTATAGAGTCTCATGGTCCTATCGAAACTGTGAAAAGGTATAGAAATGAAGTTGGACAGTTATTGGAGCATTCACCTTACTGTGAACGAGATATCCGCCCACCAGGGGAATTGGTAACTGAGGCAGAAAAAGGGGAGTATTTGGTACAAATCAAAAAGGGAGGGATGTTGCACCCCTACACTTATGGACACAGCCCCTTGGATATTGTTGGTTGGGATGGATATTTGTATCCTTATGCGTTGTCAATTCATGATTTTGAACCGATTACTGGTCGGATTCATCAACCACCACCGGTACATCAGACCTTTCAAGCCTGGGGCTTTGTGATTTGTTCATTTGTACCTAGGTTATTTGATTATCATCCATTGGCGATCCCTGCTCCTTATAATCATAGTAATATAGACTCGGATGAGGTATTGTACTATGCCGAAGGCGAGTTTATGAGTAGAAAAGGCATAGATCGAGGCAGTTTTACCATTCACATGGGAGGATTACCCCATGGCCCGCACCCTGGGACTGTGGAGAAATCGATTGGAGCCAAGGAAACGCATGAATTAGCAGTGATGTTGGATACATTTAAGCCTCTGCATGTCACCACACAGGGATTAGAATTTGTAGATCCTGCATATCCTATGAGTTGGTCGGAATAA
- a CDS encoding hybrid sensor histidine kinase/response regulator encodes MNKKILLVEDEFELQENIAEILEIAEYEVIVASNGLEALKILEVELVDLIVSDVAMPRMDGYEFLKVFRSKEYWLETPFIFLTAKMEYSDQRIGMEGGAEDYLIKPVRAKELLASINTALQKKEQRTRLKAEELKSVFNEQRNVFFHEMATPLTGVIMALELLKESGQSLPKEDFDLFTTKALEASKRLDGTLKKLRRYQNLHVIKPSLQEHASINQVLKNYLRTHTFSKNIEIVAKEDFSFVFTSSHFSDVLTYLLDNAEKFSPENSVISIVIEKNELIFRNQQHVFTNIGSLSPQPFLQFDRIKMEQQGLGLGMYLASQLALINHSIIDFRISKDLNFEACLKVSFLKG; translated from the coding sequence ATGAATAAAAAAATATTATTGGTAGAGGATGAATTCGAACTCCAGGAAAATATCGCAGAGATATTAGAAATTGCCGAGTATGAAGTAATTGTGGCTTCGAATGGCTTGGAGGCACTCAAGATTTTAGAGGTGGAACTTGTAGATTTGATAGTTTCTGATGTTGCAATGCCTAGAATGGATGGATATGAATTCCTAAAAGTTTTTCGTTCCAAAGAATACTGGCTGGAGACACCTTTTATTTTCCTTACGGCAAAAATGGAGTATTCAGATCAGCGTATTGGAATGGAGGGGGGAGCAGAAGATTACCTGATTAAACCAGTGAGAGCGAAAGAGCTTTTAGCGTCCATCAATACGGCACTTCAAAAAAAAGAACAAAGAACGCGCCTGAAAGCAGAAGAACTGAAATCTGTTTTTAACGAGCAGCGCAATGTGTTTTTTCATGAAATGGCAACACCTCTAACGGGAGTAATAATGGCTTTGGAACTATTGAAAGAGTCCGGGCAATCGCTACCAAAAGAGGACTTTGATTTGTTTACAACAAAAGCATTAGAAGCATCCAAAAGGTTAGACGGAACTTTGAAAAAACTTAGAAGGTATCAAAATTTACATGTGATCAAACCAAGTTTACAGGAGCATGCTTCCATCAATCAAGTGTTAAAAAATTATCTCAGAACACACACTTTTTCCAAAAATATAGAAATAGTAGCCAAAGAAGATTTTTCGTTTGTTTTCACAAGTAGTCACTTCAGCGATGTTCTTACCTATCTTCTGGATAATGCTGAGAAATTTTCTCCTGAAAATAGTGTAATCAGCATCGTAATAGAAAAAAATGAATTGATTTTTAGAAATCAACAACATGTTTTCACCAACATAGGCAGCCTTTCCCCCCAACCCTTTCTGCAATTTGATCGGATAAAAATGGAACAACAAGGGTTGGGTCTAGGGATGTATTTAGCCTCTCAGCTAGCCTTGATAAATCATTCAATCATTGACTTTCGAATCAGTAAGGATTTAAACTTTGAGGCTTGTTTAAAAGTTAGTTTTTTGAAAGGTTAA
- a CDS encoding 7-carboxy-7-deazaguanine synthase QueE — protein sequence MQAIQEAVQAGTALPLMEAFYTIQGEGTHSGVPAYFIRLGGCDVGCVWCDVKESWEAGKWPVIPIEEIVSEATKYPGRVAVITGGEPLIYDLGPLTTALKSAGFKTHIETSGAHSFSGDFDWVCFSPKKFKAPHPSIYEQADELKVVIFHASDFQFAEKHAALVRENCQKLLQPEWSKQDIHLKSIIDYVKSNPSWNISLQTHKFMDIP from the coding sequence ATGCAAGCAATTCAAGAAGCTGTACAAGCTGGGACAGCGCTTCCGTTAATGGAAGCTTTTTATACCATTCAAGGAGAAGGAACCCACTCCGGAGTTCCTGCCTATTTTATCCGGTTAGGCGGTTGTGATGTAGGTTGTGTTTGGTGCGACGTGAAAGAATCATGGGAAGCAGGCAAATGGCCAGTAATTCCGATCGAAGAAATTGTTTCAGAAGCAACAAAGTATCCAGGAAGAGTAGCAGTGATTACGGGGGGAGAACCTTTAATTTATGATCTTGGTCCGTTGACGACTGCCTTGAAATCCGCTGGTTTTAAAACCCATATTGAAACTTCTGGTGCTCATTCATTTTCTGGAGATTTTGATTGGGTGTGTTTTTCTCCCAAGAAATTCAAAGCTCCGCATCCATCTATTTACGAGCAAGCAGATGAATTGAAGGTAGTAATTTTTCATGCATCTGATTTTCAGTTTGCAGAAAAGCATGCTGCTTTGGTTCGCGAAAATTGCCAAAAACTGCTCCAACCAGAGTGGAGTAAGCAAGATATTCACTTAAAAAGCATCATTGATTACGTAAAATCCAATCCAAGTTGGAATATATCCCTACAAACTCATAAATTTATGGACATCCCTTGA
- a CDS encoding sensor histidine kinase: MYSNAAILRAIGESYFELENNSRPSKAIPKIIANLGQATKVDRIYIFKNHLNDLGEPCMTYTYEWCAPGVTPQLDFDYLQELPWSLFSDIETDLRTNRVINALVKDTKNGEFYEAMVAQGILSYLFIPIFSGSYFWGYIGFDNCSKEELFTNDQVSSLHALAATLGVKILNDLQHRKLLRSRKSFYDLINNMNDVVFRLDLEGTIKYLNPVWEKLSGYTVEESVGKQTFDFYESEYWVEIQQRLDNLINGITLEDMLELKLIHKNGQRIWVKVYAKLLKKENGKIQGITGTVFNIHQQKEMMLELQESQRSQQRLNELLQAVNEAHLSFFVENDFQSPLEVFLDQILQITGSKFGFIGEVFFDAGQPYLVTHTLTNIAWDEDSKEFFKKNYRGGIEFRNLDTLFGYTLRTGEVVLANDVATDPRASGMLPKGHPPLKRFLGIPVKKAGKFIGMMGFANKETDYTEEDVSFLQPLISGYANLISAIRINRARKKAEELQRISDEKYKLVSENTGDIIALHDLQMRFVYVSPSIKKVLGASPDDIIGKKPSEVFGVKENQPELSMQTEKFVVPHFHLLTGEEIYLEILMSPLMNESGEVYSYLATSRDVTQREKMLIELKETLAREQELNQMKTRFISMTSHEFRTPLATVQSSVEIMEMFLENEEISNKVKDKFSLHFSRISLQVERLSKVIADLLLIGKSSQNKIIVSKQPIAIQSFLGNLVDNYPVPPERTLKINKMQQEIELTTDPIWLSHIVSNLIDNAFKYSKGPKDPQVILSNDEKHVFLTIKDFGIGIPKSEQKYIFDSFFRAKNVSTIKGTGLGLNIVKDFADRIGIDIQFKSKENEGSAFTLLIPYE, encoded by the coding sequence ATGTATTCAAATGCTGCAATTTTAAGAGCAATTGGTGAATCCTATTTTGAATTAGAAAATAATTCAAGACCGTCAAAGGCGATTCCTAAGATTATTGCTAACCTAGGTCAGGCGACCAAAGTGGATAGGATTTACATTTTTAAAAATCATTTAAATGATTTAGGAGAGCCCTGCATGACTTATACCTATGAATGGTGTGCTCCTGGTGTGACTCCTCAGCTTGATTTTGATTATTTACAAGAACTACCGTGGAGTTTGTTTTCAGACATTGAAACAGATCTTCGTACCAATCGGGTGATCAATGCCTTGGTCAAGGATACTAAAAATGGAGAGTTTTATGAGGCAATGGTAGCGCAGGGAATCTTATCTTACCTTTTTATTCCTATATTTTCCGGATCCTACTTTTGGGGCTACATTGGTTTTGATAATTGCTCAAAAGAAGAATTATTTACAAATGATCAGGTTTCTTCCTTACATGCATTAGCAGCTACTTTGGGGGTTAAGATTTTAAATGATTTGCAGCACCGAAAACTACTAAGAAGCCGCAAATCGTTCTATGATCTGATAAACAATATGAATGATGTTGTTTTTCGGTTAGATCTAGAAGGAACAATTAAGTACCTCAATCCTGTTTGGGAAAAATTATCAGGTTACACGGTGGAGGAAAGTGTAGGTAAGCAGACTTTTGATTTTTACGAGTCTGAGTATTGGGTTGAAATTCAACAAAGGCTCGACAATCTCATCAATGGCATTACGCTAGAAGATATGTTGGAGTTAAAGCTCATTCATAAAAATGGGCAGCGTATTTGGGTAAAAGTGTATGCAAAACTCTTAAAAAAAGAGAATGGGAAAATTCAAGGCATAACTGGAACTGTATTCAATATCCATCAACAAAAGGAAATGATGTTGGAATTGCAGGAGAGTCAGCGTAGTCAGCAACGCCTCAATGAACTGCTACAAGCAGTAAATGAGGCACACTTGAGTTTTTTTGTTGAAAATGATTTTCAATCGCCGCTAGAGGTTTTTTTAGACCAAATTTTACAAATTACAGGAAGTAAATTTGGATTTATTGGAGAGGTTTTTTTCGATGCAGGGCAACCTTACTTGGTAACTCATACCCTTACAAATATCGCTTGGGATGAGGATTCAAAAGAGTTCTTTAAGAAAAATTACAGAGGAGGTATTGAGTTTAGAAATTTAGATACGCTTTTTGGTTACACACTGCGCACAGGTGAAGTTGTATTGGCCAATGATGTGGCTACTGATCCAAGAGCCAGTGGAATGCTCCCGAAGGGACATCCACCTTTAAAAAGGTTTTTAGGAATCCCCGTAAAAAAGGCAGGTAAATTTATAGGAATGATGGGTTTTGCCAATAAGGAAACGGACTATACGGAAGAAGATGTTTCTTTTTTACAACCCTTGATTTCAGGATATGCCAATCTTATTAGTGCTATCCGAATCAACAGAGCCCGCAAAAAAGCAGAAGAGCTTCAACGAATAAGTGATGAAAAGTATAAACTTGTATCTGAAAACACAGGAGATATTATAGCCTTGCATGACCTGCAAATGAGGTTTGTCTATGTTTCACCTTCCATAAAAAAAGTATTGGGGGCATCTCCAGATGATATTATTGGGAAAAAACCATCTGAGGTGTTTGGGGTGAAAGAAAATCAGCCTGAATTATCTATGCAAACGGAAAAGTTTGTTGTTCCACATTTCCATCTATTAACAGGGGAAGAAATTTATTTAGAAATTTTAATGAGTCCTTTGATGAATGAAAGTGGGGAAGTGTATTCTTATTTGGCAACCTCCAGGGATGTTACTCAGCGGGAAAAAATGCTAATAGAGCTAAAAGAAACACTGGCGCGCGAACAAGAATTAAATCAAATGAAAACCCGATTTATTTCCATGACGTCTCATGAGTTTAGAACCCCGTTGGCCACTGTACAAAGCAGTGTAGAAATCATGGAAATGTTTTTGGAAAATGAAGAAATATCGAATAAAGTAAAAGATAAGTTTTCGCTTCATTTTTCTCGAATCTCCCTTCAGGTAGAAAGGCTTTCTAAGGTTATTGCTGATTTGCTGTTGATAGGAAAAAGTAGTCAAAACAAAATCATTGTCTCCAAGCAGCCTATCGCGATTCAGTCATTTCTTGGTAACCTTGTAGACAACTATCCAGTCCCTCCTGAGCGAACATTAAAAATTAATAAGATGCAACAAGAGATTGAATTAACTACTGACCCAATTTGGTTGTCTCATATTGTATCAAATCTTATTGACAATGCATTTAAATATTCTAAGGGACCAAAAGACCCTCAAGTAATCTTGTCAAATGATGAGAAGCATGTGTTTTTGACGATAAAAGACTTTGGTATTGGTATTCCAAAGAGTGAACAAAAATACATATTCGACTCTTTTTTTCGCGCTAAAAATGTAAGTACAATTAAAGGCACTGGTTTGGGATTAAATATCGTCAAAGACTTTGCTGATCGGATAGGGATTGATATTCAATTCAAAAGTAAAGAAAATGAAGGGTCTGCTTTTACCTTATTGATTCCATATGAATAA